The DNA segment GGGTCAAAGGACAATTCCTCGACCTGAAAAACAAGTGCTTTTTCATGAAAATCAACGGGAGAGCCATTCAGATATCCGACAAAAACATCCATGTGGTAATGTCCGGCTTTCAGAGGAGAGGGCAGGTTTACATGCAATCTGAATGCACCGGTGCGTATCTGATTCAGCAGATCCGGATTCTGATCCGTATCGAAACTGGTAAATAAATGTTCGTCATTGCGGTACAGGTAAAATCCGATTGTAACACCCGGTCGTTTTTCGGTTACATTCAGTTCAAAGTCAACAGACAGCTTTGAAAAGGAATCAATTCGATTTCCAGGCACTTTGCTGATGGTGGAGTTATCCACTGTCAGGTGAACGGTGGTTATCTGGGTTTTTTCCCGGTCCGGATGCGGATGCTGGAATTTCAGCCGGTTTTCGGTCTCAAGGTATATTTCTTCGTAGTGGCTGATGACATCCGATGCGGCGCCGATGCTTTTAATCTTTCCCGAAGACAGCAACACGCCTCTGGTACACAAATTCCTGACCGCCGTCATATTATGACTGACGAACAGGACGGTACGGCCATGACCGGCCACATCCTGCATTTTTCCCAGACACTTTTTCTGAAACTCGGCGTCGCCGACAGCCAGTACTTCATCAATGATGAGGACTTCGGGTTCCAGATGGGCTGCAACCGAGAATGCCAGTCGCACATACATTCCCGAGGAATACCGTTTAACCGGAGTATCGATGAATTTCTCTATGCCGGAAAATTCAACAATTTCATCAAATTTGGCCTGAATTTCGCTGCGCCGCATTCCCAGAATGGATCCGTTGAGGAAGATGTTTTCCCGACCGGAAAGTTCGGGGTGAAATCCGGTCCCGACTTCGAGCAGGGAGCCGACCCGGCCATTGATCAGAATTCGTCCGGTGGTTGGTTCGGTAATTCGGGAAAGAATTTTCAGCAGGGTGCTTTTTCCCGCCCCATTCTTGCCAATAATCCCAACCACATCTCCCTGGTTAACGGTGAAGGAAATATCCTTCAATGCCCAGAACTCGGTCTCATCGGGTTGTTCGTGGTCTTTACGTGAAAGGAGCCGG comes from the Bacteroidota bacterium genome and includes:
- a CDS encoding ABC transporter ATP-binding protein, producing the protein MSQTAIQVDNISKLYHLGKKASGSLRETISAATSRLLSRKDHEQPDETEFWALKDISFTVNQGDVVGIIGKNGAGKSTLLKILSRITEPTTGRILINGRVGSLLEVGTGFHPELSGRENIFLNGSILGMRRSEIQAKFDEIVEFSGIEKFIDTPVKRYSSGMYVRLAFSVAAHLEPEVLIIDEVLAVGDAEFQKKCLGKMQDVAGHGRTVLFVSHNMTAVRNLCTRGVLLSSGKIKSIGAASDVISHYEEIYLETENRLKFQHPHPDREKTQITTVHLTVDNSTISKVPGNRIDSFSKLSVDFELNVTEKRPGVTIGFYLYRNDEHLFTSFDTDQNPDLLNQIRTGAFRLHVNLPSPLKAGHYHMDVFVGYLNGSPVDFHEKALVFQVEELSFDPAFHSMSEKRRGVIPVLNKWQQV